From one Peptoniphilaceae bacterium AMB_02 genomic stretch:
- the aroB gene encoding 3-dehydroquinate synthase, which produces MNIVKVSSSKPYSVYIDRGIIDRLGEYIRSNGYVKYLLLTDENVDRIYGERIEKIFKNRQIKIVKYVVPAGEESKSMSILEELLTFMAENHFNRSDGLIAFGGGVVGDLGGFAAGIYQRGIDYIQIPTTLLAAVDSSVGGKTAVNLSSGKNLVGVFKQPKFVLCDPDLLETLPMDDFRSGVAEIIKYAVLFDGELFKRLFSKLDSQSPDLSEVISKCVSHKAEIVKQDEFEAGKRQLLNLGHTVGHAIEKASGYKMRHGYAVAIGIAIITRAGLAQGIIEEGVADEVLELLNVNKLPTNTLYPIEELLEYCKGDKKGHLESINVIMFRDIEKPVIIKMNYDELYIMLKQGVMS; this is translated from the coding sequence ATGAATATTGTAAAAGTAAGCAGTTCAAAGCCATATTCGGTATATATCGACAGAGGAATAATCGATAGATTAGGAGAATATATCCGGTCAAATGGCTATGTAAAGTATTTACTTTTAACCGATGAGAATGTAGATAGGATATATGGCGAAAGAATTGAGAAGATTTTTAAAAACAGACAGATTAAAATAGTTAAATATGTGGTTCCTGCAGGTGAAGAGTCAAAATCCATGTCTATACTGGAAGAGCTTTTAACCTTTATGGCTGAAAACCACTTTAACAGGTCTGACGGATTAATTGCATTTGGTGGCGGCGTGGTAGGCGATTTAGGTGGATTTGCAGCAGGTATTTATCAAAGAGGGATAGATTATATTCAGATTCCGACAACGCTTCTGGCAGCTGTAGATTCATCAGTCGGTGGTAAAACCGCAGTAAATTTAAGCTCGGGCAAGAATCTCGTAGGAGTATTTAAACAGCCCAAATTTGTCCTCTGTGATCCCGACCTCTTAGAAACGCTGCCAATGGATGATTTTAGAAGCGGAGTTGCTGAAATTATAAAGTATGCAGTTTTATTTGACGGTGAGCTTTTTAAGAGATTGTTCTCAAAACTGGATTCCCAAAGTCCTGATTTAAGCGAAGTAATAAGTAAGTGTGTAAGTCATAAAGCCGAGATTGTAAAGCAAGATGAATTTGAAGCGGGCAAGAGGCAATTATTAAATTTAGGTCATACTGTGGGGCATGCAATCGAAAAGGCAAGCGGATACAAAATGAGACATGGCTATGCTGTCGCCATAGGTATTGCAATTATAACCAGAGCGGGTTTGGCGCAAGGAATAATTGAGGAAGGTGTTGCAGATGAAGTTTTGGAACTTTTAAATGTAAACAAGCTTCCAACTAATACACTATATCCTATTGAAGAGCTTTTAGAGTATTGCAAAGGAGACAAAAAGGGACATCTGGAAAGCATAAATGTAATCATGTTTAGAGATATTGAAAAACCAGTCATCATTAAAATGAATTATGATGAACTATATATAATGCTTAAGCAGGGGGTGATGAGTTGA
- a CDS encoding prephenate dehydrogenase: protein MNYKIGIVGLGLIGASIAKATKAYTHNTVFGYDIDEKTMEKAVSEGTIDRELDIDSIPEMDLLLLAVNPSVAIKFVKENPNIKGILIDLCGIKQVVSDSILPISKLRGFTYIGGHPMAGSQLGGYDNSSADMFEGASMVLVPHEGNIPIWLYNYFLGLKFNLIKTTTDSDHDRVIAYTSQLAHIVSNALVKSKTSMEHEGLSADSLKDLTRVATLDADMWTELFLGNKENLSREVDYLIEELEKYKDAIDSDDEDELKRLLVEGVESKSKMYS, encoded by the coding sequence ATGAATTATAAGATTGGTATTGTTGGTTTAGGTTTAATTGGAGCTTCTATAGCAAAAGCCACAAAGGCTTATACTCATAATACAGTTTTTGGATATGATATAGATGAAAAGACGATGGAAAAAGCCGTTTCAGAAGGTACTATAGATAGGGAATTAGATATAGACTCTATACCGGAGATGGATTTGCTTCTCCTAGCTGTCAATCCAAGCGTGGCAATCAAATTTGTAAAAGAAAATCCTAATATTAAGGGGATTTTAATAGATCTATGTGGTATTAAACAAGTCGTTTCTGACAGTATCCTCCCTATATCTAAACTTAGGGGATTCACTTATATTGGTGGACACCCTATGGCAGGCAGTCAATTAGGTGGTTATGATAATTCTTCAGCGGATATGTTTGAAGGTGCATCTATGGTACTCGTGCCTCATGAAGGCAATATACCTATATGGCTATACAATTATTTTTTAGGATTGAAATTTAATCTTATAAAAACCACGACAGATTCGGATCATGATAGGGTTATTGCATACACATCTCAATTAGCACATATTGTCTCCAATGCTTTGGTAAAATCAAAAACATCAATGGAGCATGAAGGATTATCTGCAGATAGCTTGAAAGATTTAACCAGAGTAGCTACTCTTGATGCGGATATGTGGACAGAATTATTTTTAGGAAATAAAGAGAATTTGAGTAGGGAAGTAGACTATCTTATTGAAGAGCTTGAAAAATATAAAGATGCGATAGATTCAGATGATGAAGATGAACTGAAAAGATTATTGGTTGAAGGTGTCGAGAGCAAGAGTAAGATGTACTCTTAG
- the aroF gene encoding 3-deoxy-7-phosphoheptulonate synthase, translated as MIIKIKHEASEVQIEQLKNWIKSQGLSIYFSEGEHNSILGLIGDTSQVDESLINALEIVENVVRIQEPYKKVNRKFHPEDTVITLENGTKIGGGNFVIMAGPCSVETEEQVIETAKHVKASGANVLRGGAFKPRSSPYSFQGLGAKGIEILLKAKEVTGLPIVTEIMEPKQIIYFEHVDIIQVGARNMQNFELLKVLGAVDKPILLKRGLSATYEELLMSAEYIMAGGNSEVMLCERGIRTFEKATRNTFDVTAIPYLKSVTHLPIIADPSHAAGMHKMVKPLSLAATAAGVDGLLIEVHNDPERALCDGPQSLKPEKFDDTAKAIFKIREILSEV; from the coding sequence ATGATTATTAAGATTAAACATGAAGCGTCGGAAGTTCAGATTGAACAATTAAAAAACTGGATAAAAAGCCAAGGATTATCGATATATTTCTCCGAGGGAGAACATAATAGCATCCTCGGATTGATTGGGGATACATCACAAGTTGATGAGAGTCTTATCAATGCACTCGAAATCGTAGAGAATGTAGTGAGGATACAGGAACCGTACAAAAAAGTTAACAGAAAATTCCATCCGGAAGATACTGTAATAACGCTTGAAAACGGCACCAAAATCGGTGGAGGCAATTTTGTAATAATGGCAGGACCTTGCTCGGTTGAGACTGAAGAGCAGGTAATAGAAACAGCCAAGCATGTCAAAGCATCAGGTGCAAATGTGCTAAGGGGCGGAGCTTTTAAACCGAGATCATCACCTTATTCTTTCCAAGGTTTGGGAGCGAAGGGAATCGAGATACTTCTTAAGGCAAAGGAAGTTACGGGACTTCCTATTGTTACCGAGATAATGGAGCCAAAGCAGATTATCTACTTTGAACATGTGGATATAATTCAAGTTGGTGCAAGAAATATGCAGAACTTCGAATTATTGAAAGTACTTGGAGCAGTCGATAAGCCGATTCTATTAAAGAGAGGACTGTCAGCCACTTATGAGGAGCTGCTTATGTCTGCTGAATACATTATGGCGGGTGGAAATTCGGAAGTAATGTTATGCGAGAGGGGAATCAGAACTTTCGAGAAGGCGACCAGAAACACCTTCGACGTAACTGCCATACCTTACCTCAAATCGGTAACTCATCTTCCTATAATAGCGGATCCAAGTCATGCAGCCGGTATGCATAAAATGGTTAAACCACTTTCTCTAGCGGCAACTGCTGCCGGAGTAGACGGACTATTGATTGAAGTTCACAACGATCCTGAAAGAGCTCTTTGTGACGGGCCACAATCACTAAAACCTGAAAAATTTGATGATACAGCTAAGGCTATATTTAAGATTAGAGAAATATTAAGTGAGGTGTAG
- a CDS encoding Ltp family lipoprotein: MKKLLLLIAIMLGISGCAADEKVEPKPADNKQTEDKQVIDSVEDEAEDKDEVKNIEKIEKSSEELEKEELKEKQKEVEDKKIEESAKSNQDEVPDEYKAALAKAEEYANSKYMSKMAIYGWLTSKDMDNYSHEAAQYAIDHLEADWNRNALETAKAYVEKLFLSKKSVYHHLTWEFGGYFTEEQADYAMEHLVIDWKENALNRAKELKIDMEFTDEELRDWLISDEGEQFTVEEADYAIENLDND, translated from the coding sequence ATGAAAAAGTTATTATTGTTAATCGCTATAATGCTTGGAATCTCAGGATGTGCGGCAGATGAAAAAGTTGAACCCAAGCCTGCTGACAATAAACAGACTGAAGATAAACAAGTTATCGATAGTGTGGAAGATGAAGCTGAAGATAAAGATGAGGTTAAAAATATCGAAAAGATAGAAAAAAGCAGCGAAGAACTCGAAAAAGAAGAACTTAAAGAAAAACAAAAAGAAGTTGAGGATAAAAAAATAGAAGAATCTGCTAAATCCAATCAAGACGAGGTTCCGGATGAATACAAAGCTGCTCTTGCAAAAGCTGAAGAATATGCAAACTCAAAATACATGTCTAAAATGGCCATTTACGGTTGGTTGACCTCCAAGGACATGGACAACTACTCCCATGAAGCGGCACAATACGCCATAGATCATCTTGAAGCAGACTGGAACAGAAATGCCCTTGAAACAGCCAAAGCCTATGTTGAAAAACTATTTCTTTCCAAGAAAAGCGTATACCATCATCTAACTTGGGAATTCGGAGGCTACTTTACCGAAGAGCAGGCAGATTACGCCATGGAGCACTTGGTGATAGATTGGAAGGAAAACGCCTTAAATAGAGCAAAAGAGCTAAAAATAGACATGGAATTCACCGATGAAGAACTTAGAGACTGGCTAATCTCCGATGAAGGAGAGCAGTTCACAGTAGAGGAAGCAGATTATGCAATTGAGAATTTAGATAATGATTAA
- a CDS encoding transposase: MLDEYSNTAPKAMELLDAGFDDITQVLNIPIKYRKRLRTSNIIERLNQEIRRRERVIRIFPNDESMNRLIGAILIDLDEKWSSGRIWLDMHEYHESKQDQAELQQIEPTKVVA; the protein is encoded by the coding sequence ATCCTTGATGAATACTCAAATACTGCACCAAAGGCTATGGAATTACTAGATGCTGGTTTTGACGACATAACCCAAGTATTAAATATTCCAATAAAGTATCGAAAAAGATTAAGGACATCAAATATCATTGAACGTCTAAATCAAGAGATTCGTCGTAGAGAACGAGTAATACGAATATTCCCAAACGATGAATCCATGAACCGTTTAATTGGGGCAATATTAATTGATTTAGATGAGAAATGGAGTAGCGGGAGAATATGGTTGGATATGCATGAATACCATGAATCCAAACAAGATCAAGCCGAGCTTCAACAAATTGAACCTACAAAGGTAGTTGCATAA
- the drt2 gene encoding antiviral reverse transcriptase Drt2 translates to MKSIKPKNYSHFDLRTSVEKASQYIQNKENIISHGFYPFLHFQKETKKYLGKNNQEESRRFKTKKRDLFYCAHIDRYIYSYYAYKLNVEFNKKVKSLGLENAVVAYRTDLKKCNIHFAKDAINFIKSNENCTVIVYDFEKFFDNIDHGYLKKMMCHLLESTILPLDYYAIFKNITKYSWWDLESIYRINGIQENKNKHCILNKRQRVLSKELFRKYKPKYLKTNINDYGIPQGSPISAVLSNIYLLHFDNEVNNMIKNLGGMYMRYSDDIIIIIPEMDGVNISKIIESIDKVCKTVPKLKIQEEKTKIFKVKKNNIIEFSKDCLNSGITNAKIDYLGYIYDGRSIRIREKSISRYYRKLHAKAKYIRKANGISKKGNKISNKNLYNKFSERGCKKGNTNYITYINNSKKIMPEEFICPTKNKHMGKIKRAIK, encoded by the coding sequence ATGAAAAGTATTAAGCCGAAAAATTATTCACACTTCGACCTAAGGACCTCAGTAGAAAAGGCTAGTCAGTATATACAGAATAAAGAGAATATAATATCGCATGGGTTCTATCCTTTTCTTCATTTTCAAAAGGAAACAAAAAAGTATCTTGGAAAAAATAATCAAGAAGAATCCAGAAGATTTAAGACTAAAAAGAGGGACTTGTTTTATTGTGCACATATAGATAGATACATATATTCATATTATGCTTATAAATTAAATGTGGAATTTAATAAAAAAGTAAAGTCACTGGGATTAGAAAACGCGGTAGTTGCTTATAGAACTGATTTAAAGAAATGCAATATTCATTTTGCTAAGGATGCTATTAATTTTATTAAAAGCAATGAAAACTGTACCGTAATTGTTTATGATTTTGAAAAGTTTTTTGATAACATAGACCATGGATATCTAAAAAAAATGATGTGTCATTTACTAGAATCTACAATATTGCCACTTGATTATTATGCTATCTTTAAAAATATTACGAAGTATTCATGGTGGGATCTTGAATCAATTTATAGAATAAATGGAATACAAGAGAATAAAAATAAGCACTGTATACTTAATAAAAGACAACGTGTTTTATCAAAAGAGCTTTTTCGAAAATACAAACCTAAATACTTAAAAACTAATATAAATGATTATGGTATACCCCAAGGATCTCCAATTAGTGCAGTTTTATCAAATATATACTTATTGCACTTTGATAACGAAGTTAATAATATGATAAAAAACTTGGGTGGTATGTATATGAGGTATAGTGATGATATAATAATTATTATACCTGAAATGGATGGGGTTAATATTAGTAAGATAATTGAGAGCATTGACAAAGTTTGTAAAACAGTACCAAAATTAAAAATACAAGAAGAAAAGACTAAGATATTTAAGGTCAAGAAGAATAATATCATTGAGTTTTCTAAAGATTGTCTAAATTCAGGAATTACGAATGCTAAGATTGATTATTTAGGATATATTTATGATGGTAGAAGTATAAGGATTCGTGAAAAATCAATATCTCGTTATTATAGAAAGTTGCATGCGAAAGCTAAGTACATAAGAAAGGCAAATGGTATTAGTAAGAAAGGGAATAAAATTAGTAACAAAAATCTTTATAATAAATTCTCTGAAAGAGGGTGTAAAAAAGGTAATACTAATTATATTACCTATATAAACAATTCTAAGAAAATAATGCCAGAGGAGTTTATTTGTCCTACGAAAAATAAACATATGGGAAAAATTAAAAGGGCAATAAAGTAA
- a CDS encoding GIY-YIG nuclease family protein, which yields MNKSKNFNLFLMDGDVTGRIKCTLSNWTGLAYKVPRSYLDKCKNRQDLKQSGVYFLFGKNDDNEDEVYIGQAEIRENGEGVLFRVMENLKDSSYFSDAIMLTTQNNSFGPTEISYLENRFTNLAKDIDRFKVRNSNDPNPGNVTEEKESELEDFVEYSKMVLGVLGYKIFVPLIKSVQRLN from the coding sequence ATGAATAAAAGCAAAAATTTTAATTTATTTTTAATGGATGGAGATGTTACTGGAAGAATAAAATGTACACTATCTAATTGGACTGGTTTAGCCTATAAAGTTCCTAGATCTTATTTGGATAAATGCAAAAATAGACAAGACTTAAAGCAGAGTGGAGTGTATTTTTTGTTTGGAAAAAATGATGACAATGAAGATGAAGTATATATTGGACAAGCTGAGATAAGGGAAAATGGGGAGGGAGTACTTTTTAGAGTTATGGAAAATTTAAAGGATTCCAGTTATTTTAGCGATGCCATAATGCTAACAACTCAAAATAATTCATTTGGACCAACCGAAATAAGCTATTTGGAAAATAGATTTACAAATTTAGCTAAAGATATAGACAGGTTCAAAGTAAGGAACAGCAATGATCCTAACCCTGGGAATGTCACTGAGGAAAAGGAATCCGAACTAGAAGACTTCGTTGAATATTCTAAGATGGTACTAGGAGTATTAGGCTACAAGATATTTGTACCATTAATTAAAAGCGTCCAAAGACTCAATTAG
- a CDS encoding GTP-binding protein, with protein sequence MSVVYIISGFLGSGKTTLINNLLKDNDEKILIVENEVGNKPFDGEILKRENVDVANLLSGCICCTMATDFKKAILENKMFDKIIIEPSGVAQLSQVLRQLEGENNIYPCTVIEADEFLDSVDFFGDFFKDQIINAGTIILNTRKSSLSGQYKKEIERLKSLNPLASILKKDLINDKITFDNLRKIHDTKTHISKLIPDKLEMDTKIIEKPIFKTKEELIEEVNKTVSSEQIYRVKGNAILNNKIFKVDYAANSWTFEETNTDCMGIVIIHKD encoded by the coding sequence TTGTCAGTAGTATATATTATCTCCGGATTTTTAGGATCAGGAAAAACAACATTAATAAATAATCTTCTCAAGGACAATGATGAGAAGATCTTAATTGTAGAAAATGAGGTCGGCAACAAACCATTTGATGGAGAAATACTGAAACGAGAAAATGTAGACGTCGCAAACCTCTTATCAGGGTGTATTTGCTGTACCATGGCAACTGATTTTAAAAAGGCAATATTAGAAAATAAGATGTTCGACAAAATAATTATAGAACCTTCAGGAGTAGCACAATTAAGTCAAGTTTTAAGACAGCTCGAGGGTGAAAACAATATATATCCATGTACCGTTATAGAAGCAGATGAATTCTTAGACTCAGTAGATTTCTTCGGAGACTTCTTTAAAGATCAAATAATCAATGCAGGAACGATAATTCTAAATACTAGGAAAAGCAGCCTAAGTGGACAATATAAAAAAGAGATAGAAAGATTAAAGAGTTTAAATCCACTAGCATCAATCTTAAAAAAAGATCTAATAAATGACAAAATTACATTTGATAACTTAAGAAAAATACATGATACTAAAACGCATATAAGCAAACTAATCCCCGACAAACTCGAAATGGATACCAAAATCATAGAAAAACCCATCTTTAAAACAAAAGAAGAACTAATAGAAGAAGTGAACAAAACTGTAAGTAGTGAACAAATCTATAGAGTTAAAGGCAATGCAATACTAAATAATAAAATATTTAAGGTAGACTATGCAGCTAATTCATGGACCTTTGAAGAAACGAATACGGATTGTATGGGAATTGTTATTATTCATAAAGATTAA
- a CDS encoding ASKHA domain-containing protein, which yields MKIKIVNTGLVIESEKGNLLDILIENQIFVNNPCNGRGTCGKCKVKIESAQEIKIDNADLRLLKDHELREGIRLACTHEVDSDITVTTLEEEKGVEVLTSGYIPDFSIDKSEGYGIAVDIGTTTIALGLYNLKNGKQLGSSSMINPQKKFGLDVLTRITYEIEKGKDGIEEIQKVTVKGINHLIDNVLNECNIIKENVKSMVVSANCTMVHMLLGVDASSLGRYPFNPAFVDAQELQAKDIGLDLPKTILYCIPQVSAFVGGDIVSGVYVSELHMKKGNILFIDIGTNGEIVLAKNGKLYSCSCAAGPALEGMNISHGMRAADGAIENVEITEKEIKLEIIGDSMPIGLCGSGILAAVREAIKTGIITKSGVFIKPEKLDDGDYRRAYIRMNGAKRELVLLKEPEIVVTQRDIRQIQLAKGAILSGIVTLLRDTGLEENEIDEVYISGQFGSHLPAESIAQTGIIPVGLMHKIKYLGNSSISGAFMALMSKVVRTEMEALANNIEYMELATTKDYEEVFRDACMFPEIG from the coding sequence GGAACTTGCGGGAAATGCAAAGTAAAAATAGAATCGGCACAAGAAATAAAAATAGATAATGCTGACTTAAGATTACTTAAAGACCATGAATTAAGAGAAGGTATAAGGCTCGCATGTACACATGAAGTAGATAGCGATATAACTGTTACAACCCTTGAAGAAGAAAAAGGGGTAGAAGTATTAACAAGTGGATACATTCCCGATTTTTCAATTGATAAATCTGAAGGTTATGGAATTGCTGTTGATATTGGAACCACAACAATAGCCCTTGGTCTATATAATTTGAAAAATGGAAAACAATTGGGATCATCTTCAATGATAAATCCACAAAAAAAGTTTGGTTTAGATGTATTAACCAGGATAACTTATGAGATAGAAAAGGGTAAAGATGGCATAGAGGAAATACAAAAAGTAACTGTTAAAGGCATTAATCATCTGATAGATAATGTTTTAAACGAATGCAACATAATAAAAGAAAATGTAAAAAGCATGGTAGTATCGGCTAACTGCACAATGGTTCATATGCTTCTTGGTGTAGATGCTAGCTCACTAGGAAGATACCCTTTTAATCCTGCCTTTGTAGATGCACAAGAATTACAAGCTAAAGATATTGGACTGGATTTACCAAAAACAATTTTATACTGTATTCCTCAAGTATCAGCATTTGTTGGTGGAGATATAGTTTCTGGAGTTTATGTTTCAGAACTTCATATGAAAAAGGGAAATATATTATTCATTGATATAGGAACTAATGGAGAAATTGTTTTAGCTAAAAATGGTAAATTATACTCATGCTCGTGTGCAGCAGGTCCTGCTCTCGAAGGTATGAATATTTCGCATGGGATGAGGGCTGCAGATGGTGCTATTGAAAATGTTGAAATAACGGAAAAAGAAATTAAACTCGAAATAATAGGAGATAGCATGCCTATAGGTCTATGTGGATCAGGAATTCTAGCAGCAGTAAGGGAAGCGATTAAGACAGGCATTATAACAAAGTCGGGAGTTTTCATTAAACCAGAGAAATTGGATGATGGAGATTACCGCAGAGCTTATATTAGGATGAATGGCGCAAAAAGGGAACTGGTTTTATTGAAAGAACCTGAAATAGTGGTTACTCAAAGAGATATCAGACAAATACAACTGGCTAAAGGTGCGATTTTGTCCGGAATTGTAACACTTTTACGAGATACCGGCTTAGAAGAAAATGAAATTGACGAAGTATATATCTCTGGTCAATTCGGCTCCCATTTACCTGCCGAGTCAATTGCTCAGACGGGCATTATACCCGTAGGATTGATGCATAAAATCAAATACTTAGGGAACTCATCTATTTCCGGTGCATTTATGGCATTAATGTCAAAAGTGGTCAGAACAGAAATGGAAGCTTTAGCAAACAATATTGAGTATATGGAATTAGCTACCACGAAAGATTATGAAGAAGTATTTAGAGATGCATGCATGTTTCCTGAAATAGGATAA